Genomic segment of Trichoderma breve strain T069 chromosome 7 map unlocalized scaffold00007, whole genome shotgun sequence:
AAGCTTATAGGTGGCTACCACATCAACTTAATGACTCGAGACTTGGACAAGAATGActggttttttctttcttcttctcacctcTTCCTGCTTGGCCATCAGCAACGAGAAAAAACGTATATACATGATTAGAGCGACTTTTTGGAATTTGGGCAACAAGGCTGCAAAACATCAAAACAACGCCGACGGGAAGGCATTCATTTGGGACTTTTGGGTTTGGGATTTGAGACATGGGCGCGGCGTTTTGGCAACCGGGTTGGGAATCTTTTGACGAACGAAATTTTGCATCTCTATTCTATTCTATCTAGCATAAGAAGAATGAGGCTGCTCAAGGACCTCTTAACAATACAATACTCTATCTTAACGACAGTGTCTCTCTTAATTGAtacaattttttttattttggtTCACCACATGAATCGCTGTAGTCTTCCTTCGTCAAGGATCGTTCCATCCTCAGCCTTCCAAATGTACGGCTTGGTGAGGAAAATGTATCCGGTGACGAGATTGATGACAATGAACCAAACCGTCTCGAAAATAAGTCTCGCATCGTAAAAGCGACAAAAAGTCACAAACTTGCCCCATGTTGTCGTTGGAGTGACACCATCGAACAAACTATTCGCCGCTGTTTGGTGATCGTGCAACCGCCAAGCGGGGACGAGGAGCCTCCAGATGACCCAGGGAATAATAAAGTAGCGGGGCTCGACAAGCGGTGCTGTGATAAGCGACAGGGCAGTGGCTATTAGAAAGATGAGTCCTGTGGATGTTGATACAGGCTCTGTTGAGAATAGGAGAGGGTCCTGAAGAAATCGCTGTTGCAGTTCTTTCTGTGTCTGTGCGTGCACGTCTTGAGATTCCCCCTTGGTGGTTTTATGGGTGGTTTCTGCATTCATAAATGGGTCGCAGCTAAAAGGTGAGGGGCGGGATGAATGATAGTACGCCGAGCAATCGTCTTTATAAGAACCGGAGATCCAGTTCGTGCAGCCAGATAGAGTGCCCCAGACGAACCAGCGGCTGAGTGTGTAAGGCAGAATGAGAAAGTAGCGGATCCAAGGTGCGCGGCGGATAGTGTATCTGAAGACGTAAAACATGTAGTGGCGGTTGTCGGCGAGAGTGAATGGATgaatgatggtgttgaagcGGACAATGAGGGTGGACAAGATGAATGTTGCGATTATGTATAGTGACCAGAGCAGACGACTATTGAAAATAGCACTGAAGAATTTCAGCGGGAGTGATGGTGCGGGCTGAGAGGTCGAGTTCGAAGAGGTGTCTGATGTTTCTGTGGTCGGCTTCACAGACGCAGAGCCTGatctgaagatgaagacactTCGCAAGGCATCTACCCCCAACACTACATATGGCACGAAGAGAGGGagtgagaagaagccgaaaaAAGCCCAGATGTAGAGCATCTgtgggagatggatggtaGCGATGTGGTTAGACTTGTCACCGAGGACAACGCCGCCGTTCCATACGACGAATCCCGCAAAGGCAGCCAAGACGGTGACATAGGGCCATATTTGTCTTGCGACTCGGATGGGGTTGCAGAGAGCTGCTATTATGAGACTCACGGCGGTGAATAGCATGTCTGGTTCAGCGAATTAGCAACCAAGTATACAATATGGAATGATTTTCGTCTTACCTTCGGGATATGCCATGTGGAGTGGCAAGTCATGCACATGTCCAACTGACCACCTCTTGATGGAGAATAGCAACTGCTCCGATAACGTCGTTATAGATGGCTGAAGGACAGACTTTGGTCGCAAGCTCTTGACGGAATGTACAGCTTCTAGGCCTCCCATGAAGACAACTACCCAGAAAACATTTGTCTGCCTCATGGTGAGAGTCCATATTCCAAGGACAATGGTGACGATGTCGCTTAGGAACGAGCTGTGATCCCGCCCAACTCGGTGCAAATGATTCAAGAACGCCACTAGGACAACAGCAGTGGAAATGACGTCCGTGTAGTAAAGGCccgaaaagaagaagagtagaGGGAACAATGCGATGTTAAAGGCTGTGTGCATGGCATATTGAGATACAGCCTTGATGCTGACGGATGAATGCGCTTGATGCAGACGTGCTTCGATTTCTTTCCGACATAACAAGGCGATGTAACTCAGGATGATGACGCCGATTGCATTGGTGGCTCTTAATGTCTTGGGATCACATGCGTAAGAGGCGATGAGGCCgctgctttttgctgcttgtggGATCAAGATTGATAACCAGTACCTATAAGTAACCGGCCAAGTTAGAGGCTACACCTTGACTCACGATTGAGAGTTTAGTGACTTACAGCCCTGGAGGAGTCGTGATTTTATCGTCCCATTCTAAGAATTTCCCTTCACAATATTTTTGAGCCTGAGGAATATGAAATACTTCATCCTATTTGTGCATCATTAGCATACTGACACAAATGTGTTGTTCGTTTGCACTCACAAGATACGGCTCAGGAACGATTTCAGACACCACACCCAGCCAAAGAAACGTTGCTGCCGCAAGGGAAACGGTGAATAAACTGCCCAACCCCACAGAACCACTGCTATTGCCtctaaaaagaagaatatgaAGAACAAAAGCAATTGGGACAGCGCCGGCGGCCCATGTTGCGAATTGGAAttttgctgcagcagcgaggGCATCAGGGGCGTTTGATGCCATGCTGGCAAATGAGCGTCTTGAACCAACTAAATAAATTTAGAAATAACGTGCAGAAGTGCGCATCTGCATGATAAAACAGTGGGAATTATAACGAGTGTGTCATTTTATTGTATGCAATTTCATAAGCTGAGGCATGCCGTGTTGTTGAAGGGGAGAGAGGTCGAAATGAGATGAGCTGTCAAGATGAATGAGAAGTGGACAGTATGGATAGTACGAAGAGCACTGTAATTGACCCAGCTTAGAGACGAAGTGCAACTCGAACATGCTGATTATCTGGATTGTCAATACATCTCAGTCGATTTTATGGAAAATAAACATTTATAGTATACATGAGATTATCTACCTCATTTCACAAAGCAAAGCACGATTACAAAAGCAGGCAGATATGGTTTAGGAAAAGTCTATTGTGTATCTCTTATACAAAGGCAAGCTGCGCAAAGCCTTGTTACAATTTTACAAACACCATCCAGCAAGTGCATTTAGAAGGGCTACCACAAGTTAGTATCCAAAGTTTGACAGAATTCATCAAGGGGAGCTTACGTTGTCGGCAGGGTGAacctcctgcttctcccaGAAGCCGCCAACGAAGGGGATTTTCTAGGCCATTGTGAGTATATATCTTCTTCCTGCTAGGAGCAACTGCTAGGAGCAAGCACTTACTACGAGGATGTCAGAACGGACACGGGGCAGGCTGGAGGCGAAGAGCATCAGAGCAACGCCGAGACCACCGCCGATGGTGGCAGCTCGGAAGCCACTATCGACTTGTTAGCAAATTGGAAGACTCTATATATACGCGCGAAAGAGCTGAATTCCGGATGCAACGTCGAACAGACGGGCAGTCTCGAGAATTTTGCGATATTCCGTAGCAAGTTTATCGATGTGATGGGATTTGAGGGCATCTCTCCATCACACCTCTTCATCACACCACTACCCCTCCAGTCGCATGCAAGGTTCGACACCTCCTTGTAGCTTTCCCCAGACTTCCCcaagtagaagaaagaaagaaatgagAGAGACACTTACTATCGGGTGGCAGTctggatggagatgccgcGGTAGTTGGGCTGGAAAGCGTACCTTTTGCGAAATGTCAGCTCATACACCCATACAAAAACTGCAACAACCGGAAAGCTTTTCTCAGGagcctcccctcccctccagCCGTGCACTCCCTCAAATCGCAAAACCCTCCACCATCAAGACGATATAGTTCGAACGTACTTGGGGCCGTAGGCGCTCTTGAATTCCGCAGCGCGGAAGGGAGTCTATTTCGCAATCAAAAAGTTAGCTCTTGCTTTTTAACCCGCCGCATTTCTTTCAACGTCCGCTTCTTCCCTAGCTGAGGAGCAAACTTCCACCCAGTGGAACAGTCTGAGGACGTACCTGAGAAACCATCTTGACTTGTTCTGGCAGCGGGAACCGCGTGTATCGATCAATTGCTCGTCAATTCGTCGTCAAAAAGTGCCGTCACTCTAAAAGTTGCGCGAGTTTGTTCGATTGCCGGCGATTCTCGGCCAGGATTTTGGCCTGAGGCTCTGACTAAGCGCATCTCGAATTTGTTTTGGACCAATCGTATGATCGAACCCGGAAAGAGGCCCCACACCAGCTTTTGTTACCATCCAAGTAAACGTGCCTCGTTTCCCGATTTCAATCAGCCTCGTCGCTTTAGTCTTTCAACCTTTGTTTACTTTTGCGATTCCGCCTTTGCAGCCGAAAGGAATTGAGCTGAAGAGCTGGGAGGTGTGCAACCATGGACACGTACATTGACGGCCGGTTTGAGCGCCTTGAAAAAGCTCTTGCGACTCTGATTGATTCGGTCACGAAATACCACCCTTCGGCTATTCAGgcagaggagctcaaggctgcAGACAATGAGCTCTGCAAGGGGCTCGAGCAAGGTATGCGGCAAGACGCATTCAATATCTATCCTACAGTACATAAGAATAAATCGCTAATGCAGCTCTTTAGTTGAAATACACCAGAACAACCACCTCAAGATCCTGCAGCTTCGCCAGCTATCCGCGTCTCTCGACGCCCAGATCCGCGAGACGCTCACCTGCCTCGCAACGACGCGTAAAGACATTGTCAACACCCAAGCCACCATCTACCCTACCGAACCAAACTTCCCAATCGTCTACGAAGAGCTCCTCGGCCATGCCCGCCGCATTAGCAAGACGTCTATGCCGCCCGCCGCTATTCTGAATGCCATGGCCGCTACTCAAGAGAGCCAAACTCCGCTTCCAGATTCTCAGGCTCAATCTGCCATGACACCCTCTGCACAAACGCCAAATCCTATGCAGAGCCCTGCTCCCACGAACGGCACCATCGAGCAGTCCGTCCAGCAAGCACAGGCTGCCTTACACACCACTCTCCCCGACCAGATGACTCAGTTTCTCAACCCTCTATCCGGAcaactcttcttcccctGGCCATTGGAAGATAAGATCCGCTCTGGTGCGCTCGCATCCAACCAGATTCTTCTGGAGCAAGGCATCGACCCCAGAGGCTACGACCCtgtggcagaagaagaccgGAAAcgcaaggaagaggaggagcgcaaagagaaggaagaaaaagagaagcaagagcGTGTGGAGCGAGAGAAGGAGGCAGAGCGCCAACGCCAGGAGAGGCAGCGACAGATCGAAAAGCAGCAGGCCGAATGGCGAAGAGCAAGCATGGCTGTTGGCGCCTCAGGGGAGGCGGCTGTTGCCGCTCCTCCGAGCGCAAAGGCGGAAAAGAAGCAGTTCCAGTTTACTAACCTGGATGatttggatgatgacgacgatgaggactAGTTGTCTCATGCAAAATGAGCATTTGATAATAGCAACAGCGGATTATTTGGAACATTGGACTCAGTCCGGCGAAGCATTTAACAAGACCTCTAATAGACATATTTCGTTTACAACATTACACAAGGCCAATCCTAGTCGTACCAGCTAATTCAGTATTAAGTTTGAAATGGCTATATTCAGGTAATCAAATTGATCTTGAAATAAGTTGAAAAAGTCTTCAATTAACATGTCTATCCCGCATTGCTCTTTTCCGCCCAGCCcaatctcatcctctccataTTTGCTTGTACCcaccaacaaaaaaaaaaaaaaaaagaaaaatcgTTGCCTTTAAATGTGCAAAACTAGAAGAGtcgctgtttttttcttgccctCCCCCTTTCTCGTCACAGTGATACCGCCGTACACACCATGgtcgtacatgtactttaCAAGTTTGCTAGATATATTCGAAGTTGCCCCCTTTTTCTCAGCAGCGATGGTGTCAAACTGAAACACCTCGCCGCCACGCATTGTAACCACACTCCTTTTTGCTTTATTTAGTCAATCTTGATGGAAGAGTAAATCTTTCTTACGAACCACCAGGAGGCGAAGTAGCCGATGGTGCCTGGTTTCAAAGTTAGACATTGTATCCACGAGAACAGGGAAGATGGGTTGACAACTTACCGGAAAGGAtaaagaagaggaaggaaatCAGGGCGCTGTAGCCAATGTACAGGACTGTTCCCgcaaggccgccaagctTGACCTTGGTGACCAGGTAGAGCAGGCAGTTGAGGAAGACGTAGCCACCGCTCATGCCTGCAGCCAGGAAAGATCTCCACTGCCAGTTGTAGTTCTCGGCGCACAGGAGGAAGTATGTCATCAGGATGGTAACCGCGCCGCAAACGGCAATCATAAGGCCGTAGCAGAGGAACAGAAAACCAAACATGTAGTAGATGCGGCTGAACCAGATGGAGCTCATGATAAAGTAAAGCTCGACGAAAATAGCGCCAAAGGGCAATAGGCCAACAATGAGCATGCTGGGGATGGGCTGGAGGTAGGTGGTGACCGGGGGGATCTGACGAGGGATCTGGTTGGTGCGGACGGGGTTTTCGATTTGAACAGCCTTGAAGCCGAGCCAAGAGCCCGCAAACGAGAGGggaatggagatgacgaACCAGATGCCGACAATGACCAGCATGGTGGTAAAGGGCACGGCGCCGGAAGACTCTTTGGCCCAGAGGAAAAGATCCAGAAGGAAAAAGGCACTGAATACAATACCGGGGACCAGCAGAGGAGTCAAGACAATGTTGAGCTTCCACTGCTCACCCTGCATGGCCTTGTACGTCCTAGCCGAGGTGTATCCTCCAACAATGCCGAGAACAGTGTAGAGAATGATCATGATGGTGCCCAAAGAACCACGGTTGGAAGGTGATAAGAAGCCCAGTAAAGCGAAAACGATGGTAAATCCAGTCATGACAAAGAGTTGAGCTCCGTTGCCCAAAAGGATGGAAAGCAGGAGTGGGCGCGATGGGGTTCGGAAAACGTCGCCGTGGACCAGCTTCCAGCCAGAATCTTCCTGGACACCATCTTCTAGCATCGAGGTACCGCTCAGGTCGTCCAAGTTGATCTGGTCAAGGCGATTGTAGCGCGCAATGTCCTTCTTCAGAGTTCGGATCAGAATGGACATGACGGTGAGAACAagaatgacgacgatgatggcggTGTCGACGAGCCAGAACCAGTGGATCTTGGGGTCAAAGACGTGCAGATACTTGTCCCAACGGGTAGCCCAGGCAGTAGGCGACTTTACCCAGTAGACGCTGTAGCTGAACTTGACTTCCTGGGGACCGGAGCCCTTGGCAAAGACGAGGTTCGGGTGGTTGTCGCCACAGTCGGCCTCCCCTTCGTACTTTTTAGAGGAGGGCTGAACAACGACACCAACAACTCGGAGCTGATTCTCGTTCCCGCTGACCTCGTGGTACTCGACCCAAATCTCGTAGTGGTTGTTAAAGAGAATGTTGCCCGATTCATCGTCTTGTCCCAGCAAGAACCCAGGGCTGTAGAATGTCGTGCCCGTCAGCTGGTCCTGAATCTGCTGGCCAGCAGGAAGACCGTCGACAAGCCAATTCAGGCTGTAACCCTGCTCAATCCTCGTCGACACGAAATCCACCGACTTCTCCTGGTATTTTACAGAGCAGAGCGACTTGCAAGTTTCGTTCTTGCCCATCTCGAGGTGGAAGGCGGACGTCATTATCCTGTCGCCAAACAAGATGCTGCCCAGACTCTCCTTCACATGCTTTGGCCCGCCCTCTGGCTTGCAGAATTGAAAGGCCGGATGGTAGTAATCGTACGAGACGATCGAGTGTAATCGAGCATCTTGCGGCGCCGCTACGggcttgatgctgttgacgTATAGCGGGACAGTTTGGTTGAGCTCGTATGTGGAAGGGGCAACTCCGGGGAGGTAGAAGGCCGACGCCAGCGGCGCGAGCAGAGTCGCTAGAAGCGCCGTGGGCGCACTATTTCGGAGATACATTGCTTGAGGGTTGTGTTATGGTTGTATCATGCCACGCAGGTTGTCGAGGTCGAAGGTGGTGAGGTGTTCGTTTCGCAGCGCAATCGTTAGATTACGGCCTCGG
This window contains:
- a CDS encoding DIE2/ALG10 family domain-containing protein, with product MASNAPDALAAAAKFQFATWAAGAVPIAFVLHILLFRGNSSGSVGLGSLFTVSLAAATFLWLGVVSEIVPEPYLDEVFHIPQAQKYCEGKFLEWDDKITTPPGLYWLSILIPQAAKSSGLIASYACDPKTLRATNAIGVIILSYIALLCRKEIEARLHQAHSSVSIKAVSQYAMHTAFNIALFPLLFFFSGLYYTDVISTAVVLVAFLNHLHRVGRDHSSFLSDIVTIVLGIWTLTMRQTNVFWVVVFMGGLEAVHSVKSLRPKSVLQPSITTLSEQLLFSIKRWSVGHVHDLPLHMAYPEDMLFTAVSLIIAALCNPIRVARQIWPYVTVLAAFAGFVVWNGGVVLGDKSNHIATIHLPQMLYIWAFFGFFSLPLFVPYVVLGPTTETSDTSSNSTSQPAPSLPLKFFSAIFNSRLLWSLYIIATFILSTLIVRFNTIIHPFTLADNRHYMFYVFRYTIRRAPWIRYFLILPYTLSRWFVWGTLSGCTNWISGSYKDDCSAYYHSSRPSPFSCDPFMNAETTHKTTKGESQDVHAQTQKELQQRFLQDPLLFSTEPVSTSTGLIFLIATALSLITAPLVEPRYFIIPWVIWRLLVPAWRLHDHQTAANSLFDGVTPTTTWGKFVTFCRFYDARLIFETVWFIVINLVTGYIFLTKPYIWKAEDGTILDEGRLQRFMW
- a CDS encoding ubiquinol-cytochrome-c reductase complex subunit (QCR10) domain-containing protein, whose product is MVSQTPFRAAEFKSAYGPKYAFQPNYRGISIQTATRYGFRAATIGGGLGVALMLFASSLPRVRSDILVKIPFVGGFWEKQEVHPADNPF
- a CDS encoding vitamin-D-receptor interacting mediator subunit 4 domain-containing protein, producing the protein MDTYIDGRFERLEKALATLIDSVTKYHPSAIQAEELKAADNELCKGLEQVEIHQNNHLKILQLRQLSASLDAQIRETLTCLATTRKDIVNTQATIYPTEPNFPIVYEELLGHARRISKTSMPPAAILNAMAATQESQTPLPDSQAQSAMTPSAQTPNPMQSPAPTNGTIEQSVQQAQAALHTTLPDQMTQFLNPLSGQLFFPWPLEDKIRSGALASNQILLEQGIDPRGYDPVAEEDRKRKEEEERKEKEEKEKQERVEREKEAERQRQERQRQIEKQQAEWRRASMAVGASGEAAVAAPPSAKAEKKQFQFTNLDDLDDDDDED
- a CDS encoding endomembrane protein 70 domain-containing protein → MYLRNSAPTALLATLLAPLASAFYLPGVAPSTYELNQTVPLYVNSIKPVAAPQDARLHSIVSYDYYHPAFQFCKPEGGPKHVKESLGSILFGDRIMTSAFHLEMGKNETCKSLCSVKYQEKSVDFVSTRIEQGYSLNWLVDGLPAGQQIQDQLTGTTFYSPGFLLGQDDESGNILFNNHYEIWVEYHEVSGNENQLRVVGVVVQPSSKKYEGEADCGDNHPNLVFAKGSGPQEVKFSYSVYWVKSPTAWATRWDKYLHVFDPKIHWFWLVDTAIIVVILVLTVMSILIRTLKKDIARYNRLDQINLDDLSGTSMLEDGVQEDSGWKLVHGDVFRTPSRPLLLSILLGNGAQLFVMTGFTIVFALLGFLSPSNRGSLGTIMIILYTVLGIVGGYTSARTYKAMQGEQWKLNIVLTPLLVPGIVFSAFFLLDLFLWAKESSGAVPFTTMLVIVGIWFVISIPLSFAGSWLGFKAVQIENPVRTNQIPRQIPPVTTYLQPIPSMLIVGLLPFGAIFVELYFIMSSIWFSRIYYMFGFLFLCYGLMIAVCGAVTILMTYFLLCAENYNWQWRSFLAAGMSGGYVFLNCLLYLVTKVKLGGLAGTVLYIGYSALISFLFFILSGTIGYFASWWFVRKIYSSIKID